In the genome of Persephonella sp. KM09-Lau-8, one region contains:
- the csx19 gene encoding CRISPR-associated protein Csx19 has product MKEYIIQKNIDSETYIGQIEKISPEFITELINNGTVVLWLDYQILFGYIEQRNLFFFEKPDYDFTFRIRAFNEDEELHIWRKKNKYFYRYRKDIPSDNGKIEYIDTNQLILGTETISIDENWKKIKEDRGSIFILPKKILNEDVSLNKRLFIKTRNYITYNPLGQVGFEDNRFVKFFLKEV; this is encoded by the coding sequence ATGAAAGAATACATAATCCAAAAAAATATAGATTCCGAAACATATATAGGACAAATAGAAAAAATTTCGCCTGAATTTATAACAGAACTTATTAATAACGGAACTGTAGTTTTGTGGCTTGATTATCAAATTTTATTTGGGTATATAGAGCAAAGGAACCTTTTTTTCTTTGAAAAACCGGACTATGACTTTACTTTTAGAATTAGAGCTTTTAACGAAGATGAAGAATTACATATATGGAGAAAGAAGAATAAGTATTTTTATCGTTATAGAAAGGATATTCCATCCGACAATGGAAAAATAGAATATATAGATACAAATCAGCTTATATTAGGAACTGAAACAATAAGCATTGACGAAAACTGGAAAAAAATAAAGGAAGATAGAGGTTCCATTTTTATTTTACCAAAAAAAATTTTAAACGAAGATGTATCTTTAAATAAAAGATTATTCATAAAAACAAGAAATTACATAACATACAATCCATTGGGGCAAGTAGGCTTTGAAGATAATAGATTTGTGAAATTTTTCTTAAAAGAGGTTTAA
- a CDS encoding RAMP superfamily CRISPR-associated protein produces the protein MNNKDKLVGKIILKGKIINTSPLIIGQGKGDLIDIEIIKDKNGVPYIPASSFAGALRHYIKNNYKVLDGNSFEYFWGSNIIDENKETYQSHFILNDLTPINEDLVKRKINIRNGIKINNKIGITEEKAKYNYEILEPQVEFSFQGELTLRQEFNEKKEELYKILQTIINILKNEKLKVGAITTRGFGEIKLNNIEIYEFDFSNEEDAINYLTGIYTNPKTKISENTLEKKNKNTFYLTAELKIKNSLIIGSYSPNPEAPDKTHIESDGKPVLAGTSVKGAIRNKAVKIVNTLGGNGEEYVKDLMGYTDENTKEKIKSRMYVKETTVEEYLKKLQNRIRIDRFTGGVIHSALFDSFALWAKENNKVFVKIKIEEAKDEDIGLLLLLLKDLWTGHLTIGGEKNIGRGTFEGIFAKIVYEKGEEKIKAILENKNGKLDIKGNKENIKQELENFVSEFIKSVRGRR, from the coding sequence ATGAATAATAAAGATAAGTTAGTGGGAAAGATAATCCTAAAAGGGAAAATAATAAATACATCTCCTTTGATTATTGGGCAGGGAAAAGGAGACTTAATAGATATAGAGATCATAAAAGATAAAAATGGGGTTCCTTATATACCAGCAAGCTCATTTGCCGGCGCATTGAGACATTATATTAAAAATAATTATAAAGTTTTAGATGGTAATTCTTTTGAATATTTCTGGGGAAGCAATATAATTGATGAAAATAAAGAAACCTATCAAAGTCATTTTATTTTAAATGATTTAACACCTATAAATGAAGATTTAGTTAAAAGAAAAATAAACATAAGAAACGGAATTAAGATAAATAACAAAATAGGAATTACAGAAGAAAAAGCTAAATATAATTATGAAATTTTAGAACCTCAAGTAGAATTTAGTTTTCAAGGGGAACTCACTTTAAGACAAGAATTCAATGAAAAGAAAGAAGAACTTTATAAAATTCTTCAAACTATAATAAACATTCTAAAAAATGAAAAACTAAAAGTAGGAGCTATAACTACACGTGGATTTGGTGAAATCAAACTTAATAATATAGAAATTTATGAGTTTGATTTTAGTAATGAAGAAGATGCAATCAATTATTTAACTGGAATTTACACAAATCCTAAAACTAAAATTTCTGAAAATACATTAGAAAAGAAAAACAAAAATACGTTTTATCTAACTGCAGAGCTAAAAATTAAAAATTCTTTAATCATAGGTTCTTATTCTCCAAATCCTGAAGCTCCTGATAAAACACATATAGAAAGTGACGGTAAACCTGTATTAGCAGGAACATCGGTGAAAGGAGCTATAAGAAATAAGGCTGTAAAAATTGTAAATACCTTAGGTGGAAATGGAGAAGAATATGTAAAAGACTTGATGGGCTACACAGATGAAAATACAAAAGAAAAAATAAAAAGCAGGATGTATGTAAAAGAAACAACAGTAGAGGAGTATTTAAAAAAATTACAAAACAGAATAAGAATAGATAGATTTACCGGTGGAGTAATTCATTCAGCTTTATTTGATAGTTTTGCACTATGGGCAAAAGAAAACAACAAAGTTTTTGTAAAAATAAAAATAGAAGAAGCCAAAGATGAAGATATCGGCTTACTCTTACTTTTATTGAAAGATTTATGGACAGGACACCTTACTATAGGTGGAGAGAAAAATATTGGTAGAGGAACATTTGAAGGAATATTTGCCAAAATAGTTTATGAAAAAGGAGAGGAAAAGATAAAAGCAATTTTGGAAAATAAGAATGGGAAATTAGATATAAAAGGAAATAAAGAGAACATAAAGCAGGAATTGGAAAATTTTGTATCCGAGTTTATAAAGAGTGTAAGAGGAAGGAGATGA
- a CDS encoding RAMP superfamily CRISPR-associated protein yields the protein MKIKIKTLSPTLISSGEPSGLIDNDIIFDNENLPYIPAKRLKGLLKESALEVLEILNIEDRKTFFSLFGSPDRDKEAKLDFENLKIENYKDFSTFLKYVLSSEEIFDKSHVLEVFTSIIQQTSIDEKGVAKEGSLRIYRVLDKNMTFEGEIKAKELTKKEEALLLLAAQNLKRIGLRRNRGFGQIEVVLPELETDLKEAIKILKENKEVEKNRKNYADVNLNNEKSSVKKIEFKITTLSPVIISKAIGEQNTVNTQGYITGSSIRGMLANIIIEKLNLKEPHKNNFFKSLFLSEATKFKNAYPTADEKEFYPNSYAIQKENKENPKTYNVAKIPEIIEKSDVKIKPFSAFVQFENENLFIKPVKRKQFFHSSRYKDRTAGRSTDAGIFYYEAIEENQTFKGYISGNEAVLQKLKEILGNEFLGKMGRSKLAQYGTVLVEFGNISDIDINTPKSEKVSITAISPIILLNENGYPDLNEKTLKKYLKEALGNSFEIEDIFARTTSVENYVNTWSSKTSSFSAYSEGSTFIIVGKIDYEKLKELEKEGLGEFTNLGYGQIKINWFPDKEQFELEEFEKEEIPKLETIPHQLFKNMILSYLKFEIETKAIQDAREKENKFKSLSNSLINKLIDLLKVSKDKTELLENLNKLKNLAKDKLDKTDTFEKKPDGKIEFINYEKPINDILQETKNKLKEDLLKEEIDKVLTEYIKNELYKNYWITFFKTILKLRRGHKNE from the coding sequence ATGAAAATAAAAATTAAAACCTTATCTCCGACATTAATATCATCAGGTGAGCCATCGGGTCTCATTGATAATGACATTATTTTTGATAATGAAAACCTCCCTTATATTCCTGCCAAAAGATTAAAAGGGCTTTTAAAAGAAAGTGCGTTGGAAGTTTTAGAAATCTTAAATATTGAAGATAGGAAAACTTTTTTTTCTTTGTTTGGTTCTCCAGATAGAGATAAAGAAGCAAAACTTGATTTTGAAAATTTAAAAATTGAAAATTATAAAGATTTCTCAACATTCTTAAAATATGTTCTCTCTTCTGAAGAAATTTTTGATAAATCCCATGTGTTAGAGGTTTTTACCTCTATTATTCAACAAACATCTATAGATGAGAAAGGCGTAGCAAAAGAAGGTTCGTTAAGAATATATAGAGTTTTAGATAAAAATATGACCTTTGAAGGAGAAATAAAAGCTAAAGAACTTACTAAAAAAGAGGAAGCACTGCTACTTCTCGCAGCACAAAATTTGAAAAGAATAGGATTGAGAAGAAATAGAGGTTTCGGACAAATAGAAGTAGTTTTACCTGAATTAGAAACAGATTTGAAAGAAGCAATTAAAATTCTAAAGGAAAATAAGGAGGTAGAAAAAAATAGGAAAAATTATGCAGACGTGAACTTAAATAACGAAAAATCCTCTGTTAAAAAGATAGAATTTAAAATAACTACCTTATCACCAGTTATAATTTCAAAAGCTATTGGCGAACAAAATACGGTAAATACGCAAGGTTATATAACAGGAAGTAGCATAAGAGGAATGTTAGCGAATATTATAATAGAAAAATTAAATCTGAAAGAGCCTCACAAAAATAATTTCTTTAAATCTTTATTTTTATCAGAAGCAACAAAATTTAAAAATGCTTATCCTACTGCAGATGAAAAAGAATTTTATCCAAATAGTTATGCAATTCAAAAAGAGAATAAAGAAAATCCTAAAACCTATAATGTTGCAAAAATTCCAGAAATAATTGAAAAATCAGATGTAAAAATTAAACCTTTTTCTGCATTTGTTCAATTTGAAAATGAAAATCTATTTATAAAACCTGTAAAGAGAAAACAGTTTTTCCACAGTTCAAGATATAAAGACAGAACAGCAGGTAGAAGCACAGACGCAGGAATTTTTTATTATGAAGCAATAGAAGAAAATCAAACATTTAAAGGATATATTTCAGGTAATGAAGCTGTACTCCAAAAATTAAAAGAGATATTAGGTAATGAATTTTTAGGAAAAATGGGAAGGTCAAAATTAGCACAATACGGAACAGTTTTAGTAGAATTTGGAAATATATCTGACATAGATATAAATACTCCAAAATCAGAAAAAGTAAGTATAACTGCCATTTCTCCTATTATTTTACTAAATGAAAATGGATATCCAGATTTAAACGAAAAAACTTTAAAAAAATATTTAAAAGAGGCATTGGGAAATAGTTTTGAAATAGAAGATATTTTTGCAAGAACTACAAGCGTTGAGAATTATGTAAATACCTGGTCTTCCAAAACCTCTTCATTTTCAGCATATTCAGAAGGCTCAACGTTTATAATAGTAGGAAAAATAGATTATGAAAAATTAAAAGAGTTAGAAAAAGAAGGTTTAGGAGAATTTACAAATTTAGGATACGGGCAAATCAAAATAAATTGGTTTCCTGATAAAGAACAATTTGAGCTTGAAGAATTTGAAAAAGAAGAGATACCAAAATTAGAGACAATTCCACATCAGCTTTTCAAAAATATGATTTTGTCTTACTTAAAGTTTGAAATTGAAACAAAAGCAATTCAAGATGCGCGAGAAAAAGAAAATAAATTCAAGAGTCTGTCTAATAGTCTAATTAATAAATTAATTGATTTGCTAAAAGTTTCTAAAGACAAAACAGAACTATTGGAAAACTTAAATAAGTTAAAAAACTTAGCAAAAGATAAGCTCGATAAAACGGACACCTTTGAAAAGAAACCCGACGGAAAAATTGAATTTATCAATTACGAAAAACCTATAAACGACATATTACAAGAAACTAAAAATAAATTAAAAGAAGATTTATTAAAAGAAGAGATAGATAAAGTATTAACCGAATATATAAAAAACGAACTTTACAAAAACTATTGGATTACATTTTTCAAAACTATTTTAAAACTCCGTAGAGGACATAAGAATGAATAA
- a CDS encoding SAVED domain-containing protein has product MNSIGNALNDKLDRKFLISQIKDGKFENKLEEFYQLFKSDDNEVKFELYKSIRKYPKVFDIPLLSKVLELPENIVFEIFQSDYKVSYFPVYSPNRNKAKLSQMIVIELKKHDEPVVLTNDKDIKKAVETIKKITQKNFFVIFGDNFKHNSFMLALYAALNYPQETLNRYAFTGVIGNDRDIYEVEAIDEKRKVAEEKRKKLISPKEVREIEELDFWIGRKHIPVPFIQLANKDVNKALNDLVEEIHKIEKYLSLENLKNIYDICPEDITLHYPDFLPLNEEFWTDYINKEFEPKIRKILDKAGKTVVFHISTGITSLAFGLGVKFGSRQPCILYHYQPGKDKVYYPVLNLEDSESLRSLKEIKHNVLKNPEYCDITIPESDNYSEVALAIHLASHPLYSDVENYLKENGKNMPVIGISLKDNQGKLPVNEDWKKYVVEINSIITKLRDDKKISKFHLFMSAPTVIGFALGMAIGHVINVPVYSLKNKDAKPKEKYEKVFETQNIASPF; this is encoded by the coding sequence ATGAATTCTATAGGAAATGCCTTAAATGACAAATTAGATAGAAAATTCTTAATATCTCAAATAAAAGATGGAAAATTTGAAAATAAATTAGAAGAGTTTTATCAGTTATTTAAAAGTGATGATAATGAAGTAAAATTTGAGCTGTATAAAAGTATAAGAAAATATCCTAAAGTTTTTGATATTCCTCTACTTTCAAAAGTTTTAGAACTCCCTGAAAATATAGTATTTGAGATATTCCAATCAGATTATAAAGTTTCATATTTCCCTGTGTATTCACCAAATAGGAACAAAGCAAAACTCTCACAAATGATAGTTATTGAACTAAAAAAACATGATGAGCCAGTTGTCCTTACAAATGATAAAGACATAAAAAAAGCTGTAGAAACAATAAAAAAAATAACTCAAAAAAATTTCTTTGTAATATTTGGCGATAACTTTAAGCATAACTCTTTTATGTTAGCTCTATATGCAGCGTTAAATTATCCTCAAGAAACCTTAAATAGATACGCTTTTACAGGAGTTATAGGTAATGACAGAGATATTTATGAAGTTGAAGCTATAGATGAAAAAAGAAAAGTTGCTGAAGAAAAAAGGAAAAAACTAATATCACCTAAAGAAGTGAGGGAAATTGAAGAACTTGATTTCTGGATAGGAAGAAAACACATACCAGTCCCTTTTATTCAGCTTGCAAATAAAGATGTTAACAAAGCTTTAAATGATTTAGTAGAAGAAATACATAAAATAGAAAAATATTTAAGTTTAGAAAATTTAAAAAATATTTATGATATATGTCCTGAAGATATCACACTTCACTATCCAGACTTTTTACCGTTAAATGAGGAATTTTGGACTGATTATATAAATAAAGAATTTGAACCCAAAATAAGAAAAATTTTAGATAAAGCAGGTAAAACAGTAGTTTTTCATATCTCCACAGGAATTACATCTTTAGCTTTTGGACTTGGGGTTAAATTTGGTTCCAGACAACCTTGTATCTTGTATCATTATCAACCAGGTAAAGATAAAGTTTATTATCCTGTTTTAAATTTAGAAGATTCAGAAAGTTTAAGAAGCTTAAAAGAAATAAAACACAATGTATTAAAAAATCCTGAATATTGTGATATAACCATTCCTGAAAGTGATAATTATTCGGAAGTTGCATTGGCGATTCATTTAGCAAGTCATCCTTTGTATTCTGATGTTGAAAACTATCTAAAGGAAAATGGGAAAAATATGCCTGTTATAGGTATAAGCTTAAAAGATAACCAAGGAAAATTACCTGTGAATGAAGATTGGAAAAAATATGTTGTAGAAATTAACTCGATAATTACCAAACTTAGAGATGACAAAAAAATTAGTAAATTCCATTTATTTATGAGTGCTCCTACTGTTATAGGCTTTGCCCTTGGTATGGCAATAGGTCATGTAATAAATGTGCCTGTATATTCTTTGAAAAATAAAGATGCAAAGCCGAAGGAAAAATATGAAAAAGTATTTGAAACTCAGAATATAGCAAGTCCATTTTGA
- a CDS encoding YkvA family protein yields the protein MKNFNFDEEKLKKFVEENIPKVTEEDIQKVLDKEKELRKKFQGNTWLGQFIKDFKIMFSMVKDYMNGSYREVPWFTIAAVVVALLYVLSPVDFIPDFIPGVGYVDDAFVMGLVLMMIKEDLYRYREWKVQHELKNSIQEGGKT from the coding sequence ATGAAAAACTTTAACTTTGACGAAGAAAAACTTAAAAAGTTTGTTGAGGAGAACATTCCTAAGGTTACCGAGGAAGATATACAGAAGGTTCTGGACAAAGAGAAAGAACTCCGTAAAAAGTTTCAGGGGAATACCTGGCTTGGTCAGTTCATAAAAGATTTTAAAATTATGTTCTCTATGGTCAAAGACTACATGAATGGTTCATACAGAGAGGTTCCATGGTTTACTATTGCAGCGGTTGTTGTAGCTCTCTTATATGTTCTGTCTCCTGTGGATTTTATACCTGATTTTATTCCCGGGGTTGGATATGTGGATGATGCCTTTGTTATGGGACTTGTCTTAATGATGATAAAAGAAGATTTATACAGATATAGAGAGTGGAAAGTCCAACATGAACTAAAAAACTCTATCCAGGAAGGGGGAAAAACATAA
- the cas2 gene encoding CRISPR-associated endonuclease Cas2, with protein MKFIFCYDISDNRTLNKVAKKLQEHGIRVQYSVFEIDTTYQKAVELLEEIKQIINPETDRIFMYPANRNQKGIKRFGLIRGGRII; from the coding sequence ATGAAATTTATATTCTGCTATGATATCTCTGATAACAGAACCTTGAATAAAGTTGCAAAGAAATTACAGGAACACGGGATAAGAGTTCAATACAGTGTATTTGAAATAGATACTACTTATCAGAAAGCCGTAGAACTTCTTGAAGAAATAAAACAAATCATAAACCCAGAAACAGATAGAATATTCATGTATCCTGCAAATAGAAATCAAAAAGGTATAAAAAGGTTTGGTTTAATCCGCGGGGGAAGAATTATCTGA
- the cas1 gene encoding CRISPR-associated endonuclease Cas1: MNLYFLTQGIALKRKENQLAVYKDNKKISSYPLTAFKNIFLFGNIEITQPLINFLLNNQKYIVFLSSPGFFRGILIPSKTQSNINIRITQYRKFFDEKENIKLAKEFVLQKLNNIEKEFDINIYEHKKALQKAQNINTILGIEGVASTKMFEKFRKLLKDINLEFTKRTYNPPKDPINSILSSAYMVFYNGLVPEVFSWGFDPYLSFLHRKKGVHHAFVSDLMEIIRPSITMSVYKFLQNTDINEMEFVKTEKGVYLSNTDLKKLLKWIHENIYDEEVQKISKFLRTNFSDNSSPAD; this comes from the coding sequence ATGAATTTATACTTTCTTACCCAGGGTATTGCTCTAAAAAGGAAAGAAAACCAACTTGCAGTTTACAAAGACAATAAGAAAATATCATCTTATCCACTTACCGCATTTAAAAATATATTTCTATTCGGAAATATAGAAATTACCCAACCGTTGATAAATTTTTTATTAAATAATCAGAAATATATAGTTTTTCTAAGTTCCCCAGGATTTTTTAGGGGAATACTTATACCATCAAAAACTCAAAGTAATATAAACATTCGCATAACCCAATATAGAAAGTTTTTTGATGAAAAAGAAAACATCAAATTAGCTAAAGAATTTGTGCTACAAAAATTAAATAACATAGAAAAAGAATTTGATATCAACATTTATGAACATAAAAAGGCTCTCCAAAAAGCTCAAAATATTAACACAATACTGGGTATAGAAGGAGTAGCATCCACAAAAATGTTTGAAAAATTTAGAAAACTACTAAAAGATATCAATCTTGAATTTACCAAAAGGACTTATAACCCTCCTAAAGACCCTATTAATTCTATTTTAAGCTCAGCTTATATGGTTTTTTATAATGGATTAGTGCCTGAAGTTTTTTCTTGGGGATTTGACCCATATTTGAGTTTTTTGCACAGGAAAAAGGGAGTTCATCATGCTTTTGTATCTGACTTGATGGAAATAATAAGACCATCAATAACTATGAGTGTTTACAAATTTTTACAGAATACTGATATAAATGAGATGGAATTTGTTAAAACAGAAAAAGGCGTTTACCTGAGTAATACAGATTTGAAAAAGCTGCTAAAATGGATACATGAAAATATTTATGATGAAGAAGTCCAAAAAATAAGCAAATTCCTAAGAACGAATTTTTCAGATAATTCTTCCCCCGCGGATTAA
- the cas2 gene encoding CRISPR-associated endonuclease Cas2 encodes MYSKNYYLLVYDISDDKNRDKLYRELLRYGIRVQYSVFELYISEKALKDLIKRITPYITSPNDTIIIYPLTKEEYKSAKKEGNKIAITINEDIFI; translated from the coding sequence ATGTATTCGAAAAACTACTATTTACTCGTCTACGACATATCAGATGATAAAAACAGAGACAAACTCTATAGAGAACTCCTTAGATACGGGATAAGAGTGCAATATAGTGTTTTTGAACTTTATATTTCAGAAAAAGCCCTAAAAGACCTAATCAAACGTATCACCCCCTATATCACATCTCCAAACGATACAATCATAATCTACCCACTTACCAAAGAAGAATACAAATCAGCCAAAAAAGAAGGCAACAAAATAGCCATAACAATTAATGAAGATATCTTTATCTAA
- a CDS encoding multiheme c-type cytochrome, translating to MPLLLLLLVVFIAGCDRIEKLFLEEDLLQRPPSKRCAECHQNIYNQWLDSRHSKAWTSPHYVEASNNHTKTKYLSCHAPLEIHPEKKPQLRDKLREEGVNCFSCHYKEETNSMHGPYDVFSPPHYSTYDPVYITSKICSSCHQKTYKQWQQTASKRNCQECHMPAKKGRLIQKFPFTYLHSKKDIHSHKFPASIASEKDFQIKISINDDILTLSIKNTGIPHSVPTADNGKPKLYIYLTGFKNGNEIFNQMQIINSKDPLKFGKWKELDFFIDLKPDKVVVTILRKLSWKNKKEKVLQKEFQF from the coding sequence ATGCCTTTACTCCTGCTACTATTAGTGGTTTTTATAGCAGGTTGCGACAGGATAGAAAAGCTATTTTTAGAGGAGGACTTACTTCAACGTCCTCCTTCCAAAAGATGTGCAGAATGTCATCAGAACATATACAACCAGTGGCTTGATTCCAGACATTCAAAGGCATGGACTTCTCCCCATTATGTAGAAGCAAGTAATAATCACACAAAAACAAAATATCTTTCCTGCCACGCACCCCTTGAGATACATCCTGAAAAAAAACCACAGCTGAGGGATAAACTTAGAGAAGAAGGTGTTAACTGCTTTTCCTGCCATTACAAAGAAGAAACAAACTCAATGCACGGACCTTATGATGTATTTTCTCCACCCCACTACTCAACTTACGACCCTGTTTATATAACATCAAAGATTTGTTCCTCCTGCCATCAAAAAACTTATAAACAATGGCAACAGACAGCCTCAAAGAGAAATTGTCAGGAATGCCACATGCCAGCCAAAAAAGGTAGGCTTATACAAAAATTTCCCTTTACATATCTGCATTCTAAAAAAGATATCCATTCCCATAAATTTCCTGCTTCTATAGCCTCTGAAAAAGACTTTCAGATTAAAATTTCCATTAATGATGATATTCTTACCCTTAGCATAAAAAACACAGGAATACCCCATTCAGTTCCTACTGCAGATAACGGAAAACCTAAGCTTTATATATATTTGACAGGATTTAAAAATGGAAATGAAATTTTTAATCAGATGCAGATAATAAATTCAAAAGACCCTCTAAAATTTGGAAAATGGAAAGAACTTGATTTCTTTATTGATTTAAAACCTGATAAGGTAGTAGTCACTATTTTAAGAAAGCTTTCATGGAAGAATAAAAAGGAAAAAGTTCTTCAAAAAGAGTTTCAATTCTGA
- a CDS encoding methyltransferase domain-containing protein, with protein MDIGKRFDAVANRYDTPEKYKRSEDFLKAILENLPDTKNFKVMDIGAGTGILDIMLAPYVKEIVAFDLSEGMLNVFKEKIEKNNINNIRIYKHDILTQSFPEKDFDLIITSMTFHHLDDPVETLKKLKEYLKTGGYIAVIDLYKEDGTFHSDNTDVKHFGFDEKDVENWLKESGLEKVKYQIVHTITKEREGQKRDYPVFMIMAIKR; from the coding sequence ATGGATATAGGAAAACGATTTGATGCAGTTGCAAACAGATACGACACCCCAGAAAAATACAAAAGGTCTGAAGATTTCCTGAAGGCTATTTTAGAAAACCTTCCTGATACTAAGAATTTCAAAGTTATGGATATAGGAGCAGGCACAGGCATTCTGGATATAATGCTTGCTCCCTATGTGAAAGAGATTGTGGCTTTTGATCTTTCGGAAGGAATGCTTAATGTTTTCAAAGAAAAAATTGAGAAAAATAACATAAATAACATAAGAATTTATAAACACGACATATTGACACAAAGCTTTCCTGAAAAGGATTTTGACCTGATTATTACCTCAATGACATTTCACCATCTTGATGACCCTGTTGAAACCCTTAAAAAGCTAAAGGAATATCTTAAAACAGGGGGTTATATTGCAGTAATAGACCTTTACAAAGAAGATGGCACATTTCACTCAGATAACACTGATGTAAAGCATTTTGGCTTTGATGAAAAAGATGTTGAAAACTGGCTAAAAGAAAGCGGTCTGGAAAAAGTTAAATATCAGATAGTCCATACCATAACCAAAGAAAGAGAAGGGCAAAAAAGAGATTATCCTGTTTTTATGATTATGGCCATAAAAAGATAA
- a CDS encoding rubredoxin, giving the protein MREKVIIKDRTIDRFRCKVCGYIYDPEKGDEKRAISPGIRFEELPDKWRCPVCEYPKSHFYRID; this is encoded by the coding sequence ATGAGAGAAAAGGTGATTATCAAGGACAGAACTATAGACAGGTTTAGATGTAAAGTTTGTGGGTATATATATGACCCTGAAAAAGGAGATGAAAAAAGGGCTATTTCTCCAGGGATAAGATTTGAGGAACTTCCTGATAAATGGAGATGTCCCGTTTGTGAATATCCAAAATCCCATTTTTACAGGATTGATTGA
- a CDS encoding HI0074 family nucleotidyltransferase substrate-binding subunit, which translates to MSLEDRLSEFKKCLKKFEEVLSLEKNDVVRDSAIKRFELCFELSWKTLKDFLEKEGILCRSPRSCLKEAFSMGLIQNEDEWLSILEDRNLSVHTYDEALAEELYDRLLNHLKAMKDLAKAIENFK; encoded by the coding sequence ATGAGTTTAGAGGATAGACTAAGCGAATTTAAAAAATGCCTGAAGAAATTTGAAGAAGTTTTAAGTCTGGAAAAGAATGATGTTGTAAGAGATAGTGCCATCAAAAGATTTGAACTATGTTTTGAGCTATCGTGGAAAACATTAAAAGATTTTTTAGAAAAAGAAGGTATCCTATGCAGGTCTCCACGAAGTTGCCTGAAAGAAGCATTTTCTATGGGGCTAATACAGAACGAGGATGAATGGCTTTCAATATTAGAAGATAGAAATCTAAGCGTTCATACCTATGATGAAGCATTAGCGGAAGAACTATATGATAGGCTTCTTAACCATTTAAAAGCAATGAAAGACTTAGCTAAAGCGATAGAAAATTTTAAATAA
- a CDS encoding nucleotidyltransferase domain-containing protein, with the protein MEKIRNLSYKDEKISRLLEEIVNIFRKNIKIPFRLYLFGSFATGKASYFSDLDIALETEKEITEKEIRKIKEELENLRTLRKIDFIYLNKASESIKNTVQKEGVLLYEFRG; encoded by the coding sequence ATGGAAAAGATAAGAAATTTGTCTTACAAAGATGAAAAAATTTCCAGACTTTTAGAAGAGATTGTAAACATTTTCAGGAAGAATATTAAAATTCCATTCAGGCTTTATCTTTTTGGTTCCTTTGCCACCGGAAAAGCCTCATATTTTTCGGATTTAGATATAGCACTTGAAACTGAGAAAGAAATAACTGAAAAAGAAATACGAAAAATAAAGGAAGAATTAGAAAATCTACGAACCCTTAGAAAAATAGATTTTATTTATCTAAATAAAGCTTCAGAAAGCATCAAAAACACTGTGCAAAAAGAAGGAGTTTTGCTTTATGAGTTTAGAGGATAG